Proteins encoded in a region of the Streptomyces sp. NBC_01298 genome:
- a CDS encoding putative quinol monooxygenase, with the protein MIFIVVKFPVKSEYVEQWPELVAEFTRATRAEPGNLWFEWSRSLEEPDTYLLVEAFQDDAAEAHVTSAHFRAALETMRPLVTRTPEIVSTTIEGATGWSRMGELQID; encoded by the coding sequence ATGATCTTCATTGTGGTGAAATTCCCCGTCAAGTCCGAGTACGTCGAGCAGTGGCCCGAACTGGTCGCGGAGTTCACGCGGGCCACCCGCGCCGAGCCGGGCAACCTGTGGTTCGAGTGGTCCCGCAGCCTGGAGGAGCCGGACACCTACCTACTGGTCGAGGCGTTCCAGGACGACGCCGCGGAAGCGCACGTCACCTCCGCGCACTTCCGCGCGGCCCTCGAGACCATGCGGCCCCTCGTCACCCGGACGCCGGAGATCGTCAGCACCACCATCGAGGGCGCGACCGGCTGGAGCCGGATGGGCGAGCTCCAGATCGACTGA
- a CDS encoding beta-ketoacyl-ACP synthase 3, whose product MTSPATRSAPPAAVLEGIAGYVPPRVVANAGLPSAWGIDDAWVHRRTGIRERRRADPGVSTGELALEAGRRALAVAGGAPVDTVLVATSTPDRPMPAMAPRLATRLGLGGAAAWDVNAACSGFLYGLATAAGALLSGCADRVLLVAADLYSTLLDPEDRSAGIVFGDGAGAVVLRRGRSGEPGSILAFDLGSDGSGDELIEVRGGGARERSDPQAYGPGDRHFRMQGREVFQHAVTRMTQSSQTVLKHAGWSPEDVDRFCAHQANARIVKAVGERLPVPGPRRVTNIERVGNTGAASIPLALADAASRGELHAGERVLLTAFGAGLTWGSAAVLWPRLERAVPGIEPAP is encoded by the coding sequence TTGACATCCCCCGCCACCCGCTCCGCCCCGCCCGCGGCGGTGCTGGAGGGGATCGCCGGATACGTTCCGCCCCGGGTGGTCGCCAACGCCGGACTCCCCTCGGCATGGGGCATCGACGACGCCTGGGTGCACCGCCGCACCGGAATCCGCGAGCGGCGCCGGGCCGACCCCGGCGTGTCCACCGGCGAGCTCGCCCTCGAAGCCGGACGCCGCGCCCTGGCCGTGGCGGGCGGCGCTCCGGTGGACACCGTGCTCGTGGCCACCTCGACCCCGGACCGGCCCATGCCCGCGATGGCCCCGCGGCTGGCCACCCGTCTGGGCCTGGGCGGCGCGGCGGCCTGGGACGTGAACGCCGCCTGCAGCGGCTTCCTGTACGGGCTCGCCACCGCCGCCGGCGCCCTGCTCTCCGGCTGCGCCGACCGGGTCCTGCTCGTGGCGGCCGACCTGTACTCGACCCTCCTGGACCCCGAGGACCGCTCGGCCGGCATCGTCTTCGGCGACGGCGCGGGCGCCGTGGTGCTCCGCCGGGGCCGCTCCGGGGAACCGGGGAGCATCCTGGCCTTCGACCTCGGCAGCGACGGCTCGGGCGACGAGTTGATCGAGGTGCGGGGCGGCGGTGCCCGGGAGCGGTCCGATCCGCAGGCCTACGGCCCCGGCGACCGGCACTTCCGCATGCAGGGGCGCGAGGTGTTCCAGCACGCGGTGACCCGGATGACCCAGTCCTCGCAGACCGTACTGAAGCACGCGGGCTGGTCGCCCGAGGACGTGGACCGGTTCTGCGCCCATCAGGCCAACGCCCGCATCGTGAAGGCCGTCGGGGAGCGTCTGCCCGTACCCGGTCCGCGCCGGGTCACCAATATCGAGCGGGTCGGCAACACCGGCGCCGCGTCCATTCCGCTCGCCCTGGCCGACGCGGCCTCGCGCGGCGAACTGCACGCCGGGGAAAGGGTGCTGCTCACCGCCTTCGGCGCCGGGCTCACCTGGGGGTCGGCGGCGGTGCTCTGGCCGCGGCTGGAGCGCGCGGTGCCCGGGATCGAACCGGCGCCCTGA